A part of Myxococcus fulvus genomic DNA contains:
- a CDS encoding MBL fold metallo-hydrolase gives MRIHHLNCTTMCPPGGRLMDGRRGFRGPAALTCHCLLVEGANGLILVDTGFGLQDVLHPQVRQSPLFLDMLCRPQLHEGATAIRQIERMGFKAQDVRDIVLTHLDFDHAGGLDDFPHARVHLLADEYLAATARTSPLDRQRYRPEQWMHESHWVTYPTGQVGERWFGFDCVRDLKGLPPEILLVPLVGHTLGHAGVAVRSGSGWLLHAGDAYFFHGEMDSGRYRCTPGLRAYQRLMEKDRPMRLHNQRRLRQLKRLHGDEVTVFCAHDSLEFERLESREKHTETSAFRSFVTPPEEHVHPF, from the coding sequence ATGCGCATCCATCACCTCAATTGCACCACCATGTGTCCACCCGGGGGCCGGCTCATGGACGGGCGCCGGGGCTTCCGAGGTCCCGCGGCGCTGACCTGCCATTGCCTGCTGGTGGAGGGAGCGAACGGGCTCATCCTCGTGGACACCGGCTTCGGCCTGCAGGACGTGCTCCATCCCCAGGTCCGTCAGAGCCCGCTCTTCCTGGACATGCTGTGTCGGCCTCAGCTCCACGAGGGCGCCACGGCCATCCGTCAAATCGAGCGGATGGGGTTCAAGGCGCAGGACGTGCGCGACATCGTCCTGACCCATCTCGACTTCGACCATGCCGGTGGGCTCGATGACTTCCCGCATGCGCGCGTGCACCTGCTCGCGGACGAGTACCTGGCCGCCACCGCGCGGACGTCACCGCTGGACCGGCAGCGCTACCGCCCCGAGCAGTGGATGCACGAGTCGCACTGGGTGACGTACCCCACGGGACAGGTGGGTGAGCGCTGGTTCGGCTTCGACTGCGTCCGCGACTTGAAGGGGCTCCCGCCCGAAATCCTGCTGGTGCCGCTGGTGGGGCACACGCTGGGGCATGCGGGTGTGGCGGTGCGCTCGGGGAGCGGGTGGCTGTTGCACGCGGGCGACGCGTACTTCTTCCACGGTGAGATGGATTCGGGGCGCTATCGCTGCACGCCGGGGCTGCGCGCGTATCAACGGCTGATGGAGAAGGACCGGCCCATGCGCCTGCACAACCAGCGACGGCTGCGTCAGCTCAAGCGCCTGCACGGGGACGAGGTGACGGTGTTCTGCGCGCACGACTCGCTGGAGTTCGAGCGGCTGGAGTCGCGCGAGAAGCACACGGAGACCTCGGCCTTCCGGTCCTTCGTCACGCCGCCCGAGGAGCATGTCCACCCGTTCTGA
- a CDS encoding cupin domain-containing protein yields MSAPTRSPTVPVARPPRWDSRRRVEPANVADGEQAGDEPSMPSVDKVNLAQELALFSEHGSVGELNGQHVRLAKLSGPCAWRHHEHEDALFLVLSGRLRMELRERTVEVEPGELIIIPRGVEHRPVAEEEVHVLLLEPVNPGNVREERTADTLEHL; encoded by the coding sequence ATGAGCGCGCCCACCCGAAGCCCCACCGTCCCCGTTGCCCGCCCGCCCCGGTGGGACTCACGCCGCCGCGTCGAGCCCGCCAACGTGGCGGACGGTGAGCAGGCGGGCGACGAGCCCTCGATGCCGTCCGTCGACAAGGTGAACCTGGCCCAGGAGCTGGCGCTGTTCTCCGAGCACGGGTCCGTCGGTGAGCTCAACGGGCAGCACGTTCGGCTGGCGAAGCTGTCGGGCCCGTGTGCGTGGCGCCACCACGAGCACGAGGACGCGCTGTTCCTGGTGCTGAGCGGGCGGCTGCGCATGGAGCTGCGTGAGCGCACGGTGGAGGTGGAGCCCGGCGAGCTCATCATCATCCCGCGCGGCGTGGAGCATCGGCCCGTGGCGGAGGAGGAGGTCCACGTGCTGCTCCTCGAGCCCGTCAACCCGGGCAACGTGCGCGAGGAGCGCACGGCGGACACGCTGGAGCACCTGTAG
- a CDS encoding TIGR02266 family protein has protein sequence MTSSSPASRAPASGLREAELARAESELSTQESRLAEQVTRALADAALLSSRLDAVRAALARAHQEPDADPQLGEQASRLQASSVPSLDVEAAREKALEAREKALEARKRMGVEVQAALRIQQEQTTRVARAVTDAEAALKQHEATQAREKARQQEAAKARQAELAKAAQAAREKGQSLPTPPAAPSRASGSEDARRNGRVRMHTSIDMRSDSNFFTGFSMDISEGGVFIATVDAVARGTQVELDFTLPGGRPMKVTGVVRWVREANPKMPELMPGVGVQFTGLPEEVASVISSFVTTRDPMFYPD, from the coding sequence ATGACCTCGTCGTCCCCTGCCTCCCGCGCGCCCGCCTCGGGCCTCCGTGAGGCCGAGCTGGCTCGCGCCGAGAGCGAGCTGTCCACCCAGGAGTCCCGACTCGCCGAGCAGGTGACGCGCGCCCTGGCCGACGCGGCCCTGCTCTCCAGCCGTCTGGACGCCGTGCGCGCCGCGCTGGCCCGCGCCCACCAGGAGCCCGACGCCGACCCCCAGCTGGGCGAGCAGGCGTCCAGGCTCCAGGCCTCCTCCGTGCCCTCACTCGACGTGGAGGCCGCGCGGGAGAAGGCCCTGGAGGCGCGGGAGAAGGCGCTGGAGGCGCGCAAGCGGATGGGCGTGGAGGTGCAGGCGGCGCTGCGCATCCAGCAGGAGCAGACAACCCGGGTGGCGCGCGCGGTGACGGACGCGGAGGCCGCGCTGAAGCAGCACGAGGCCACCCAGGCTCGGGAGAAGGCGCGTCAGCAGGAGGCCGCGAAGGCCCGGCAGGCGGAGCTGGCGAAGGCAGCCCAGGCCGCGCGCGAGAAGGGGCAGTCGCTGCCCACGCCTCCCGCGGCGCCCTCGCGCGCTTCCGGCTCGGAGGACGCTCGTCGCAACGGTCGGGTGCGCATGCACACGTCCATCGACATGCGCAGCGACTCCAACTTCTTCACCGGCTTCTCGATGGACATCAGCGAGGGCGGCGTCTTCATCGCCACGGTGGACGCGGTGGCGCGCGGCACGCAGGTGGAGCTGGACTTCACGCTGCCCGGCGGACGCCCCATGAAGGTGACGGGCGTGGTGCGCTGGGTGCGCGAGGCCAACCCGAAGATGCCGGAGCTGATGCCAGGCGTGGGCGTGCAGTTCACCGGCCTGCCCGAGGAGGTCGCGTCCGTCATCTCCTCGTTCGTCACCACGCGCGACCCGATGTTCTATCCCGACTGA
- a CDS encoding RtcB family protein yields MSWKQRLEKAAEGHYVLPKTKSMRVDADLFLSDKLLWGEGPEVPGLEDTVFDQVVNAASFPGVTRVAVTPDCHVGYGVPIGTVVETDGVLLPTAAGYDIGCGMVQLQTSLMAEDVADPVKRRQWIDQVTRRIAVGVGASRAQHQRKVSDRSFAEVVRHGAKALGRGSAVTERDFIPVEDDRVDIPDRAYEKRGQLGSLGGGNHFTEMQVDESGRVWVMLHTGSRGFGWNIAKHFFVKGAAHLGLKSRSEDFVWLDADSALGREYWNLHNMAANFAVANRLIIGEAVCAALEDVFGGTASVYYEISHNLIQKEAGKFVARKGATRAFPAGHPSLKRTAWEGTGHPILIPGSMETGSAILFAEEGASKSIYSVNHGSGRRLSRGEARRVLKQDATDARMAEAGIILNTRQTPLDESGPCYKNLDDVLETVEMAGLARVAHRLKPVACIKGAD; encoded by the coding sequence ATGAGTTGGAAGCAACGTCTGGAGAAGGCCGCCGAGGGCCATTACGTCCTGCCCAAGACCAAGAGCATGCGGGTCGACGCGGACTTGTTCCTCTCGGACAAGCTGCTGTGGGGCGAGGGCCCCGAGGTCCCCGGGCTGGAGGACACCGTCTTCGACCAGGTGGTCAACGCCGCGTCGTTCCCCGGCGTCACCCGCGTCGCCGTCACCCCCGACTGTCACGTGGGCTACGGCGTGCCCATCGGCACCGTCGTGGAGACCGACGGCGTCCTGCTCCCCACCGCCGCCGGCTATGACATCGGCTGCGGCATGGTGCAGCTGCAGACCTCCCTCATGGCCGAGGACGTCGCCGACCCCGTCAAGCGCCGCCAGTGGATCGACCAGGTCACCCGCCGCATCGCCGTGGGCGTGGGCGCGAGCCGCGCGCAGCACCAGCGCAAGGTGTCGGATCGCTCGTTCGCGGAGGTGGTGCGCCACGGCGCCAAGGCCCTGGGCCGGGGCTCCGCCGTCACCGAGCGCGACTTCATCCCCGTCGAGGACGACCGGGTGGACATCCCCGACCGGGCCTACGAGAAGCGCGGGCAGTTGGGCAGCCTGGGCGGCGGCAACCACTTCACCGAGATGCAGGTGGACGAGAGCGGCCGCGTCTGGGTGATGCTCCACACCGGCAGCCGCGGCTTCGGCTGGAACATCGCCAAGCACTTCTTCGTGAAGGGCGCCGCGCACCTGGGCCTCAAGAGCCGCAGCGAGGACTTCGTCTGGCTGGACGCCGACAGCGCGCTGGGCCGCGAGTACTGGAACCTGCACAACATGGCGGCCAACTTCGCCGTGGCCAACCGGCTCATCATCGGCGAGGCCGTGTGCGCCGCGCTCGAGGACGTGTTCGGCGGGACGGCGAGCGTCTACTACGAGATTTCGCACAACCTCATCCAGAAGGAGGCCGGCAAGTTCGTGGCCCGCAAGGGCGCCACGCGCGCGTTCCCCGCCGGCCACCCCTCGCTCAAGCGCACGGCCTGGGAGGGCACCGGCCACCCCATCCTGATTCCCGGCTCCATGGAGACCGGCAGCGCCATCCTCTTCGCCGAGGAGGGCGCGTCCAAGTCCATCTACTCGGTGAACCACGGCTCGGGGCGGCGGCTGTCCCGAGGCGAGGCGCGGCGCGTGCTGAAGCAGGACGCCACCGACGCGCGCATGGCCGAGGCCGGCATCATCCTCAACACCCGGCAGACGCCGCTGGACGAGTCCGGCCCCTGCTACAAGAACCTGGATGACGTGCTGGAGACAGTGGAGATGGCGGGGCTCGCCCGGGTGGCGCACCGACTCAAGCCGGTGGCCTGCATCAAGGGCGCGGATTGA